One Mycoplasmopsis caviae DNA segment encodes these proteins:
- the ileS gene encoding isoleucine--tRNA ligase yields MSIDYKKTLNMPQTNFDMRANLTTKEPEFRKEWEDNKIYEKILKKNKKNTPFILHDGPPYANGNLHIGHALNKILKDIVIRYKSLRGFYTPYVPGWDTHGLPIEHKMLEEAHLKKNELSVIDLRQKAALYAQDQVNKQAEQFKCMQLLCDFKKYYITMDPKFEAQQLRLFKKMVFSGLIYKGLKPVYWSPSSQSALAEAEVVYKDFKSPSIYVSFEISDNLESQKIKKGDYLVIWTTTPWTLLANAAVAVGQDIQYSRVEYNKKGYIFANELVEKVTAQLGWENYKITNTFSSQEIINMQYTSMLNRNICPVVLGHHVSLESGSGLVHIAPLFGEDDFQIGIKNSLKMIMHIEDDGKINKDGGSYEGLFYEKANALIINELTNSKNLLLDGSITHSYPHDWRTHKPILFRGTPQWFVSINKVKDQILSELEKVKTYPDWAKKRLSNMIVDRDDWTISRQRTWGVPIIIFYDKNKKPVLKEDIFDHIIKLVEKNGSDIWYKKSADELLPKKYQNKGYTKENDIMDVWFDSGSSFMSANIDKGLETPYDLYLEGSDQFRGWFNSSLINSVAYNGKAPYKNIVSHGFVLDAKGEKMSKSKGNVVDPLKIITKNGADILRLWVANSEFSNDVSISDNIINQNSEIYRKIRNTIKFLLGNLNDFKYDPKLKRIGVHAYIKEQLEKIKAQVIEAYDDYKFINVIKILNNYVVELSSFYLNISKDVLYVESKNSINRLMTLTNLYEIVDFLIVALAPILPTTAEDAYKNFNKVNKLDSVHLESFSDAKNADEKVLSQWDEFFRLRDEVNLLLENAIKDGLIKRTNEAKIVIKSDSDFIKCLDLRQLLMVGKVEFGAQMSVSIFKSLKCQRCWNHFMASQIKDDICPLCHEVVFNE; encoded by the coding sequence ATGTCAATAGACTACAAAAAGACACTAAATATGCCTCAAACTAACTTTGATATGAGAGCTAATTTGACAACAAAGGAGCCTGAATTTCGAAAAGAATGAGAAGATAACAAAATATATGAAAAAATTTTAAAGAAAAACAAAAAGAATACTCCTTTTATTCTTCATGACGGCCCACCGTATGCCAATGGTAACTTGCATATTGGTCATGCATTAAACAAAATTCTTAAAGATATTGTAATTCGCTACAAATCACTAAGAGGTTTTTATACTCCATATGTACCTGGTTGAGATACACATGGACTACCTATTGAACACAAAATGCTTGAAGAAGCACACCTAAAGAAAAATGAATTAAGTGTAATTGATCTAAGACAAAAAGCAGCTCTTTATGCTCAAGATCAAGTTAACAAGCAAGCTGAGCAATTCAAATGTATGCAACTTTTATGCGACTTTAAAAAATACTACATTACAATGGACCCAAAATTTGAAGCACAGCAATTAAGACTATTTAAAAAAATGGTTTTTAGTGGCTTAATCTATAAAGGATTGAAACCTGTTTACTGATCACCTTCTAGTCAATCAGCACTAGCTGAGGCTGAAGTTGTTTATAAAGATTTTAAATCACCTTCAATATATGTATCTTTCGAAATCAGCGATAATTTGGAAAGTCAAAAAATTAAAAAAGGTGACTATTTGGTAATTTGAACAACAACGCCATGAACTCTACTAGCTAACGCTGCTGTTGCAGTCGGCCAAGATATTCAATATTCTAGAGTTGAATATAACAAAAAAGGTTATATTTTTGCAAATGAGTTAGTTGAAAAAGTGACTGCTCAATTAGGTTGAGAAAACTACAAAATAACCAATACTTTTAGTAGCCAAGAAATTATAAACATGCAATATACAAGTATGCTTAATAGAAATATTTGCCCTGTGGTTTTAGGTCATCACGTTAGTCTTGAGAGTGGTAGTGGTCTTGTTCATATAGCACCACTTTTTGGTGAAGATGACTTCCAAATTGGAATTAAAAATTCACTTAAAATGATTATGCACATCGAAGACGATGGAAAAATCAATAAAGACGGTGGCTCATATGAAGGTTTATTTTATGAAAAAGCTAATGCACTAATTATTAATGAATTAACTAATTCAAAAAACTTATTATTAGATGGCTCAATTACTCACTCATATCCACATGATTGACGTACTCATAAACCAATTTTATTCAGAGGCACTCCTCAATGATTTGTTTCAATTAACAAAGTCAAAGACCAAATCTTGAGCGAATTAGAAAAAGTCAAAACATATCCAGATTGAGCTAAAAAACGTTTAAGCAACATGATAGTTGACCGAGATGACTGAACTATTAGTCGTCAAAGAACCTGAGGTGTTCCAATTATTATCTTCTATGACAAAAATAAAAAACCAGTACTTAAAGAAGATATTTTTGACCATATTATTAAACTTGTGGAAAAAAATGGTAGTGATATTTGATACAAAAAGAGTGCTGATGAATTGTTACCTAAAAAATATCAAAACAAAGGTTATACAAAAGAAAATGACATCATGGATGTTTGGTTTGACTCAGGTTCATCGTTTATGTCTGCAAACATTGACAAAGGTTTAGAAACGCCATATGATTTATATCTTGAGGGTAGCGACCAATTTAGAGGCTGATTTAACTCTTCATTAATTAACTCTGTTGCTTATAATGGTAAAGCACCTTATAAAAATATAGTTTCACATGGTTTTGTTCTTGATGCCAAAGGTGAAAAGATGTCTAAATCAAAAGGTAATGTTGTTGACCCTTTGAAAATAATTACTAAAAATGGTGCGGATATTTTGCGTTTGTGAGTTGCCAATTCTGAATTTTCAAATGATGTAAGTATTAGCGATAATATCATTAATCAAAACAGTGAAATCTATCGTAAGATTAGAAACACTATTAAATTTTTACTTGGTAACTTAAATGATTTTAAATACGATCCAAAACTAAAAAGAATTGGAGTACACGCCTATATTAAAGAGCAATTAGAAAAAATTAAAGCACAAGTTATTGAGGCTTATGATGATTACAAATTTATTAATGTTATTAAGATTTTAAACAATTATGTAGTTGAATTATCTAGTTTCTATTTAAACATTTCAAAAGATGTTTTATATGTTGAGTCTAAAAATTCAATAAATAGACTAATGACATTAACTAATCTCTATGAAATTGTTGACTTTCTAATTGTTGCACTTGCTCCTATTTTACCTACCACAGCAGAGGATGCCTACAAAAACTTTAATAAAGTTAATAAACTTGATAGCGTTCACCTTGAATCATTTAGCGACGCCAAAAATGCTGATGAAAAAGTTTTAAGTCAATGAGATGAGTTCTTTAGACTTCGTGATGAGGTAAACTTGTTACTTGAAAATGCAATCAAAGATGGATTAATTAAGAGAACTAATGAAGCAAAAATTGTAATTAAAAGTGACAGCGACTTTATTAAATGTTTAGATTTAAGACAACTTTTAATGGTTGGAAAAGTTGAATTTGGTGCTCAAATGTCTGTTTCAATATTTAAATCGCTTAAATGCCAAAGATGTTGAAATCACTTTATGGCTTCTCAAATAAAAGATGATATTTGTCCGCTTTGTCATGAGGTTGTATTTAATGAGTAA
- the pip gene encoding prolyl aminopeptidase, protein MYRKYLYPEIEPYQKGYLKVDDIHQIYYEVCGNPNGVPVVYVHGGPGGGFSKQCRRYFDPKYYKIVLFDQRGCGKSTPSMELKGNTTWDLISDMEAIRKELKIEKWILFGGSWGTTLSLSYAISYPKRVDKLILRGVFLARKSDINWLYQEGASYIKPKGFAEFTSILKNKEKKNIINSYHKYMHSNNEILRHRALIEWTKWESSLLYLNERPYKEPKNIKSTYEISIIENHYFVNNCFFEENYILNNVDKIKDIETFIVHGEYDLICPPVNAYDLHKNLNNSHLIMVKKSAHTQREVGITKELIKITNIIRK, encoded by the coding sequence ATGTATAGAAAATATTTATATCCAGAAATTGAACCTTATCAAAAAGGTTATTTAAAGGTTGATGATATACATCAAATTTATTATGAAGTTTGTGGCAATCCAAATGGTGTTCCAGTTGTATATGTTCATGGTGGTCCAGGTGGTGGATTTAGTAAACAATGCAGAAGATATTTCGATCCAAAATACTATAAAATAGTATTATTTGACCAAAGGGGTTGTGGCAAAAGTACTCCAAGCATGGAATTAAAAGGCAACACAACATGAGATTTAATTAGTGATATGGAAGCAATTAGAAAAGAATTGAAGATAGAGAAATGAATTCTTTTTGGCGGTTCATGGGGAACGACATTATCCTTATCTTATGCAATTAGTTATCCTAAAAGAGTTGACAAGTTAATACTTAGAGGTGTATTTTTAGCACGTAAAAGCGATATTAATTGATTATACCAAGAGGGAGCAAGTTATATTAAGCCAAAAGGCTTTGCAGAATTTACTTCAATATTAAAGAACAAAGAGAAGAAAAACATAATTAATTCATATCACAAATATATGCACTCAAACAATGAAATTCTAAGACATAGGGCATTAATTGAGTGGACAAAATGAGAATCATCATTGCTTTATCTGAATGAAAGGCCTTATAAAGAACCTAAAAATATAAAATCTACATATGAAATTTCAATAATTGAGAACCATTATTTTGTAAACAATTGTTTCTTTGAGGAAAATTATATTTTGAACAATGTTGACAAAATTAAAGACATTGAAACTTTTATTGTTCATGGTGAATATGACTTAATTTGTCCACCTGTTAATGCCTATGATCTTCATAAAAATCTAAACAATTCTCATTTAATTATGGTCAAAAAGTCTGCTCATACTCAAAGAGAAGTTGGCATTACAAAGGAATTAATTAAGATTACTAACATAATTAGAAAATAA
- a CDS encoding CTP synthase has translation MVTKFIVTTGGVLSGLGKGVTSASIGNLLKAQGFKVFALKLDPYLNIDPGVMSPIEHGEVFVTADGGETDLDLGHYERFIDVKLTRESNYTSGRIFTRLFEKERKGLYGGKTVQIVPHVIDEIIDIIENTTKKQKPDFMLIEIGGTVGDIESNPYIYAISKFASLNPKSVFFAHLAFIPYLTASKEYKSKPSQVSIASLRSFGINPNVLLLRSQGEVDKRIINKVAEASFLDPNHVIGVPDKSSIYEIPMFLYEQNILKIIYNHFGIKKAIKDSVYGQWKEFLNKYHADRKHKISLLLVGKYTELEDAYLSIISSLKIAAAHQNVELNYDLIDADLVNSKNIESLTKSHDGVMILPGFGARGFESKVNVATYTREHKIPTLGICLGFQVMAVAQARAIGIKNATSKEFAQGNIEQTFVLTPFYENGDKMAIGGTLRLGEDQVLAKDGTLAQEIYGNKVFYERHRHRYEISPQYVDKLQDDEFVFSATHPSRRVAEICEVKKHPFYLGVQYHPEFSTRVLASNPLFDHFFKAIIKNKK, from the coding sequence ATTGTGACTAAATTTATAGTAACAACTGGTGGCGTTTTATCTGGGTTAGGAAAAGGTGTTACTAGTGCAAGTATTGGCAACTTATTAAAGGCACAAGGCTTTAAAGTATTTGCTCTAAAACTTGATCCATATTTGAACATTGATCCTGGGGTAATGAGTCCAATTGAACATGGTGAAGTTTTTGTGACTGCTGATGGTGGAGAAACTGACCTAGATCTTGGACATTATGAGAGATTTATTGATGTTAAATTAACAAGAGAAAGCAATTACACAAGCGGAAGAATTTTTACTCGTCTTTTTGAAAAAGAGCGAAAAGGTTTATATGGCGGAAAAACAGTTCAAATAGTGCCTCATGTTATTGATGAAATAATTGATATCATTGAAAATACAACCAAAAAACAAAAGCCTGATTTTATGCTAATTGAAATTGGTGGTACTGTTGGAGACATTGAAAGTAATCCATACATTTATGCAATCAGTAAGTTTGCAAGCCTAAATCCAAAAAGTGTCTTCTTTGCTCATTTAGCTTTCATACCTTATCTAACAGCATCAAAAGAATACAAATCAAAACCATCTCAAGTTTCAATAGCTTCACTTAGATCATTTGGAATCAATCCTAATGTTTTACTTTTAAGAAGCCAAGGCGAAGTTGACAAAAGAATAATCAACAAGGTTGCTGAAGCCTCATTTTTAGACCCGAATCATGTAATTGGAGTCCCTGACAAAAGTAGTATTTATGAAATACCAATGTTTTTATATGAGCAAAATATTTTGAAAATAATATATAACCACTTTGGAATTAAAAAGGCAATTAAAGACTCAGTTTATGGTCAATGAAAAGAATTCCTAAACAAATATCATGCAGATAGAAAACACAAAATTTCCTTATTATTAGTCGGCAAATATACTGAATTAGAAGATGCTTATTTATCAATTATTTCTTCGCTAAAAATTGCAGCTGCGCATCAAAATGTTGAACTAAACTATGACTTAATTGATGCTGATTTAGTAAACAGCAAAAATATTGAAAGTTTAACAAAATCACATGACGGTGTAATGATTCTCCCTGGTTTTGGTGCTAGAGGTTTTGAATCAAAAGTTAATGTAGCAACTTATACTAGGGAACACAAAATTCCAACATTGGGTATTTGCCTAGGTTTTCAAGTTATGGCAGTTGCTCAAGCAAGAGCAATTGGTATTAAAAATGCCACTAGCAAGGAATTTGCTCAGGGCAACATTGAACAAACTTTTGTTTTGACACCATTTTATGAAAATGGAGACAAAATGGCCATTGGTGGTACTTTACGACTTGGTGAAGATCAAGTTTTGGCAAAAGATGGTACGTTGGCTCAGGAAATTTATGGTAATAAAGTTTTTTATGAACGCCACAGACACAGATATGAAATTAGTCCACAATATGTAGATAAATTGCAAGATGATGAATTTGTCTTTAGTGCAACTCATCCAAGTCGAAGAGTAGCAGAGATTTGTGAAGTTAAGAAGCACCCTTTTTATTTAGGTGTTCAATACCACCCAGAATTTAGTACAAGAGTTCTAGCCTCTAACCCGCTTTTTGATCACTTCTTCAAAGCAATAATTAAAAACAAAAAATAG
- a CDS encoding signal peptidase II, which produces MSKEYNGLDPQNESFKEKIINWWNKLVDHCKNDYKKILIAYAIFLGVAIAAILIDQLTKTFLFEWNSAHTGGSNDTTYQGTLIGVRSVGHYGVTFIPSAEHKRGPLIFIQFLSIIILIGLLTIPLLSKHLSTIIICAIIWAGDFGNMLDRFLFNMMVKDIFFVPFVEKWSGRTLGTFNFADVCIVVGCISLVIFIFTEIFIEKIRTNKEKENIEIIDKIVQEDNKNNNVEENINNEIKDDKDE; this is translated from the coding sequence ATGAGTAAAGAATATAATGGCCTTGATCCGCAAAACGAATCTTTCAAAGAAAAAATTATAAATTGATGAAATAAGCTTGTAGATCATTGTAAAAATGATTACAAAAAAATTCTTATTGCTTATGCAATTTTTCTTGGTGTTGCTATTGCTGCAATATTAATTGACCAATTAACAAAAACTTTTTTATTTGAGTGAAATAGTGCTCATACTGGCGGTTCAAATGATACAACATATCAAGGAACATTAATTGGCGTAAGGTCTGTTGGACACTATGGAGTTACCTTTATTCCAAGTGCTGAACATAAACGCGGTCCATTGATATTTATTCAATTTTTAAGCATAATAATTTTAATTGGACTATTAACAATTCCGCTATTATCAAAACATTTATCAACTATTATTATTTGTGCCATAATTTGAGCAGGTGATTTTGGAAATATGTTAGATCGCTTTCTATTTAATATGATGGTTAAAGATATCTTTTTTGTACCATTTGTTGAAAAATGAAGTGGTAGAACACTTGGGACTTTTAACTTTGCTGATGTCTGTATCGTTGTAGGCTGTATTTCATTAGTTATCTTTATTTTTACCGAAATATTTATTGAAAAAATTAGAACCAATAAAGAAAAAGAAAATATAGAAATAATTGATAAAATAGTACAAGAAGATAACAAAAATAATAATGTTGAAGAAAACATAAATAATGAAATAAAAGATGACAAGGATGAATAA
- a CDS encoding coiled-coil domain-containing protein yields MTRVKIIQHHKQTNKQTQSEIIKSAKAKLKRSIEILKTNNKKYTRETLNELKKSSDETIKTHEPLLTKEDTSLEEVNQSKDKVDNKITELELQYNKLKVDKEQKVKRYNQVKNELNNLIIEAKKFKEQSKKNNPDISFDKLESIINDAENELTKPNATEESLDSIKNKLASEITNINRQAKEQLDSEIKVAELEIEKFENKKYFASLKSELESQIAKVKKLSLSNKEINEYKKALEELKASQEKAKLNKAKIENVIQDIENAKNYEELFKEKNGKKLFEGKINDLKQKINAELIKLEDESLSNLSTDQIVNKLSEIKENISNQKATFVNETDSLKTEYNEYLKQWQKVFDEIKSIENKITNLQNKEELMKIYNSSNEYSLFINEENIKNYNIESKNELERITEKVLNDLSSFEKKYINAEIKSFLERIRAKRNMIN; encoded by the coding sequence ATGACAAGAGTAAAAATAATCCAACACCACAAACAAACAAACAAACAAACACAAAGCGAAATAATAAAAAGTGCAAAAGCTAAACTAAAAAGATCTATCGAAATTCTTAAAACTAATAACAAAAAATATACACGTGAAACACTAAATGAACTCAAAAAATCTTCTGATGAAACAATCAAAACACATGAACCTTTATTAACTAAGGAAGACACATCGCTTGAAGAAGTAAACCAATCAAAAGATAAAGTTGATAATAAAATTACTGAATTAGAATTGCAATATAATAAATTAAAAGTCGATAAGGAACAAAAAGTTAAAAGATATAATCAAGTTAAAAATGAATTGAATAATTTAATTATTGAAGCTAAAAAATTTAAAGAACAATCTAAAAAAAATAATCCTGATATATCATTTGATAAATTGGAAAGTATTATTAATGATGCTGAAAATGAATTAACAAAACCTAATGCAACTGAAGAAAGTTTAGATAGTATTAAAAATAAACTTGCATCAGAAATTACAAATATAAATAGACAAGCAAAAGAACAACTTGACAGCGAAATTAAAGTAGCAGAGTTAGAAATTGAAAAATTTGAAAACAAGAAATACTTTGCATCACTAAAAAGCGAACTTGAGAGTCAAATTGCTAAAGTTAAGAAGTTGTCTCTTTCAAACAAAGAAATCAACGAGTACAAAAAAGCATTAGAAGAATTAAAAGCATCACAAGAAAAAGCAAAGTTGAATAAAGCGAAAATTGAAAATGTCATTCAAGATATTGAAAATGCCAAAAATTATGAAGAATTATTTAAAGAAAAAAATGGCAAAAAACTTTTTGAAGGTAAAATTAATGATTTAAAACAAAAGATCAATGCTGAACTCATTAAACTTGAAGATGAATCATTATCAAATCTTTCAACTGATCAAATAGTAAACAAATTGTCAGAAATTAAAGAAAATATATCTAATCAAAAAGCAACTTTTGTAAATGAAACTGATTCATTAAAAACTGAATATAATGAATATCTTAAACAATGACAAAAAGTTTTTGATGAAATTAAAAGCATTGAAAATAAAATTACAAATTTGCAAAATAAAGAAGAATTAATGAAAATTTATAATTCATCTAATGAATATTCACTATTTATTAATGAAGAAAATATTAAGAATTATAATATTGAGTCAAAAAATGAACTAGAAAGAATAACTGAGAAAGTATTAAATGACCTATCTAGTTTTGAAAAAAAATACATTAATGCTGAAATTAAAAGTTTTCTAGAGCGTATACGTGCAAAAAGAAACATGATAAATTAA
- a CDS encoding Tex-like N-terminal domain-containing protein, with protein sequence MDLSKKFVAQKLSLNEEQVEAVLKLFDEGATVPFIARYRKNITGGLDEEIIQQIGDMYVYNVELNKRKESIIEILKEKGLLTDEIENKLRQAETKAEVENIYEPFKVGKKTKASEAIALGLEPLAKAIMEASDEKFDPYREAKKYLNDRVATVEFAIEQAQFIISQIMSQDPQNRDYVKEQIYNFGFIVTKIKKNAEDEKEVFKQYYDYKERVKFIPNHRVLAISRGEDKKIISYDMTYNLAKITYDLDNKYFKIKRTGKILNESLKDSLERLILPSIVREIKSDLFARAEKEAIVLFANNLETMLLWPAVKDKVVMAIDPAFVNGCKIAILDPQGKFLKKSIIYPNPPQKFVEKANEIVNRLLSDFKVDVIVIGNGTASRETEEFISNLLKERATRLPNQDISYAIVSEVGASVYSGSKSANEEFPEFSIEERSAVNIGRRYQDPLNELVKIDPKSIGVGQYQHDVNQKDLSKALDFKVDKVVNMVGVDLNSATKEILCYISGLSKTLAQNIVEYREKVKKFKERKELLKVKGLGEKAYEQAVGFLRIHDSKNFYDRTSIHPESYELANKIVNYLNIDLNEIDIKTIEQQDIKKLASDVESNEYDVKLILDSLINPTKDIRDDKDGYILKKDVLKLEDLKTDMILDGSVQNITDFGIFVYIGIKQAALIHISNMKKTKDHYISHPSEVVKTGDNIKIQIIEIDKERERIQGKLIWTE encoded by the coding sequence ATGGATTTATCTAAAAAATTTGTTGCCCAAAAATTAAGTTTAAATGAGGAACAAGTTGAGGCAGTTCTTAAATTATTTGACGAAGGAGCAACAGTGCCTTTTATTGCTCGTTATCGAAAGAATATAACTGGTGGACTTGATGAAGAAATAATTCAACAAATTGGAGATATGTATGTTTACAATGTTGAATTGAACAAAAGAAAAGAATCAATTATTGAGATTTTGAAGGAAAAAGGTCTACTTACAGATGAAATAGAAAATAAGCTAAGGCAAGCTGAAACAAAAGCAGAAGTTGAAAATATTTATGAACCATTTAAAGTAGGTAAGAAGACCAAAGCTAGTGAGGCAATAGCCCTAGGATTAGAACCACTAGCTAAAGCAATTATGGAAGCAAGTGATGAAAAATTTGACCCTTATCGCGAAGCAAAAAAATATTTAAATGATAGAGTTGCAACCGTTGAATTTGCTATTGAGCAAGCACAATTTATTATTAGTCAAATTATGTCTCAAGATCCACAAAACCGTGATTATGTAAAGGAACAAATTTACAACTTTGGATTTATAGTAACAAAAATTAAGAAAAATGCCGAAGATGAAAAAGAAGTTTTTAAACAATATTATGATTATAAAGAAAGAGTGAAATTTATTCCTAATCATCGTGTTTTAGCTATTAGCAGAGGCGAAGATAAAAAAATTATAAGTTATGATATGACTTATAATTTAGCAAAAATTACTTATGATTTAGATAATAAATATTTCAAGATTAAGAGAACCGGAAAAATACTAAATGAATCATTAAAAGATAGTTTAGAACGTTTAATTTTGCCTTCAATTGTTCGTGAAATTAAGAGCGATTTGTTTGCAAGAGCTGAAAAGGAAGCAATTGTTCTTTTTGCTAACAATTTAGAAACTATGTTACTTTGACCAGCGGTTAAAGACAAAGTTGTAATGGCTATTGATCCTGCATTTGTTAATGGTTGCAAAATTGCAATTTTAGACCCACAAGGTAAGTTTTTAAAAAAATCTATCATTTATCCTAATCCACCTCAAAAATTTGTTGAAAAAGCTAATGAAATAGTTAATAGACTTTTAAGTGATTTTAAAGTTGATGTTATTGTTATTGGTAATGGAACTGCATCAAGAGAAACAGAAGAGTTTATTTCTAATTTATTAAAAGAAAGAGCAACAAGATTACCAAATCAAGATATTTCCTATGCAATTGTAAGTGAAGTTGGTGCCAGTGTTTATTCAGGTTCAAAATCAGCTAATGAAGAATTTCCTGAATTTAGTATTGAAGAACGTTCAGCAGTAAATATAGGCCGACGTTATCAAGACCCCCTTAATGAATTAGTTAAAATTGATCCAAAATCAATTGGTGTTGGTCAATATCAACATGATGTTAATCAAAAAGATTTATCAAAAGCACTTGATTTTAAAGTTGATAAAGTAGTTAATATGGTAGGTGTTGATTTAAACAGCGCTACAAAAGAAATATTATGCTACATCTCCGGATTAAGTAAAACATTAGCTCAAAATATAGTTGAATATCGTGAGAAAGTTAAAAAATTTAAAGAAAGAAAAGAGTTATTGAAAGTTAAGGGATTGGGCGAAAAAGCATATGAACAAGCAGTTGGTTTCTTAAGAATTCACGATTCGAAAAACTTTTATGATCGCACTTCAATTCACCCAGAATCATATGAATTAGCTAACAAAATTGTTAATTATCTAAATATCGACTTGAATGAGATTGATATTAAGACAATTGAACAACAGGATATTAAAAAACTTGCAAGTGATGTTGAATCAAATGAATATGATGTCAAATTAATATTAGATTCTTTAATTAATCCAACAAAAGATATTAGAGATGACAAAGACGGCTATATTCTTAAAAAAGATGTTCTCAAACTTGAAGATTTGAAAACCGATATGATTTTAGACGGCTCAGTTCAAAATATTACAGATTTTGGAATTTTTGTTTATATTGGTATTAAGCAAGCAGCTCTAATTCATATTTCTAATATGAAGAAAACAAAGGACCACTATATTTCTCATCCTAGCGAAGTAGTTAAAACAGGTGATAACATCAAGATTCAAATTATTGAAATTGATAAAGAAAGAGAAAGAATTCAAGGAAAATTAATTTGAACAGAATAA
- the cypl gene encoding ABC transporter thiamine pyrophosphate-binding lipoprotein p37/Cypl — translation MKVKKFYFLPATLFSVLFLASSCSNKKAPVENKKDISNRNDKTDIKKVDRKILKNKSKVIWDDKITIGYKTSNFGFEKIQPADNKSQKDKFLELLTKRFKEFQQKDETLRKLPSVSFELKRRYQDNQLYNDLKANNSENVDLGIVSYSLFSSSLKNDEDYNNLLPIIAQTSTLKFKWYDGASVDDFAYYVDGKSNDKLRKLADKQNDTQFKKYEYPEWYKYESELKWDGSKYKLFHDENDTAFTKHSAILISGDDAKRGEIISAWENKNWDKFKSFGLIYEDKQTDKKYKYHYVLLAWHFNKSIEQISRDIKSRTNLNVLKVGNMKYGFNVSVNNKSYHIGFDEAGAFSWTKSEKNSKNYVAANYPKSHIRNLIYTNPVPNDLVISRNGLDIKQKKLLIKALTSLSIDENIFGHYTGYNRFHELSFENFKRMLSFQKFAESSTTDYKELKKPDFK, via the coding sequence ATGAAAGTTAAGAAATTTTATTTTTTACCAGCAACACTATTTTCTGTCTTATTTTTAGCTTCAAGTTGTTCAAATAAAAAAGCACCCGTCGAAAATAAAAAAGATATATCAAATAGAAATGACAAAACAGATATAAAAAAAGTCGATAGAAAAATTTTAAAAAATAAATCAAAAGTTATTTGAGATGACAAAATAACCATTGGTTATAAAACAAGTAATTTTGGATTTGAAAAAATTCAGCCAGCAGATAATAAATCACAAAAAGACAAATTTCTAGAATTATTAACTAAAAGATTTAAGGAATTTCAACAAAAGGATGAAACACTTAGGAAGCTACCTAGTGTATCATTTGAACTAAAAAGGAGATACCAGGATAATCAATTATATAATGATTTAAAAGCTAATAATTCAGAAAATGTTGATCTTGGAATTGTTTCATATTCTCTTTTTTCTTCATCATTGAAAAATGATGAAGATTACAACAATTTATTACCTATTATTGCTCAAACATCAACATTAAAATTCAAATGATATGACGGTGCATCAGTTGATGACTTTGCTTATTATGTTGATGGCAAATCAAATGACAAGTTAAGAAAACTTGCAGACAAGCAAAATGATACACAATTTAAGAAATATGAATATCCTGAATGGTATAAATATGAGAGTGAATTAAAATGAGATGGAAGTAAGTACAAATTATTTCACGATGAAAATGATACAGCGTTTACAAAGCATTCTGCAATTCTCATTTCAGGTGATGATGCTAAGCGTGGCGAAATTATAAGTGCTTGAGAAAACAAAAACTGAGATAAGTTTAAAAGTTTTGGTTTAATTTATGAAGATAAACAAACTGATAAAAAATACAAATACCATTATGTGTTGTTAGCATGACATTTTAATAAATCAATAGAACAAATTAGCAGAGATATTAAAAGTAGAACGAATCTTAATGTTTTAAAAGTTGGAAACATGAAGTATGGCTTTAATGTTTCTGTAAATAACAAAAGTTACCATATAGGTTTTGATGAGGCGGGTGCTTTTAGTTGAACGAAAAGTGAAAAAAATTCTAAAAACTATGTTGCTGCTAATTATCCTAAATCTCATATTCGCAATTTAATCTATACTAATCCAGTTCCAAATGATTTAGTAATTAGTAGAAATGGGCTTGATATAAAACAAAAAAAACTATTAATTAAGGCACTAACATCATTATCCATCGACGAAAATATTTTTGGCCATTATACCGGTTACAATAGATTTCACGAACTTTCCTTTGAAAATTTCAAGAGAATGTTGTCTTTTCAAAAGTTTGCTGAATCGAGCACAACAGATTATAAAGAACTAAAAAAACCAGATTTTAAATAG